A genomic window from Corticium candelabrum chromosome 8, ooCorCand1.1, whole genome shotgun sequence includes:
- the LOC134183679 gene encoding uncharacterized protein K02A2.6-like, producing MRRVFSFHGIPRRLVTDNGPQVRSVEFQEFMKGNGVKHQLTPPYHPSSNGQAERAVQIFKRSMEARPKGRTIRHQISILLLQYRSTSNTSTRKTPSELLMKRVLRTRLSLVKPTVGGEIRDRQESQTEAASRNREILPGESVAVWNPRQDSRGRWLSVTVVQNLGPSNYLVNVNGQARYVHVDHILHRDIRSFPQDVHQEQASNTRDSTATLIPPQAGNYSEVSAEKTMSSTDSTREDSVPTTPSHPELTETQSEQTDNMPTKKPIEKSTERKSTISHKEQ from the coding sequence ATGAGGCGAGTTTTCAGTTTTCATGGCATTCCAAGACGATTGGTGACAGATAATGGTCCACAAGTCAGGTCAGTAGAATTTCAGGAGTTCATGAAGGGAAATGGTGTCAAACACCAACTCACCCCTCCGTATCACCCATCGAGCAATGGACAAGCAGAACGAGCAGTTCAAATCTTCAAGAGATCTATGGAGGCACGACCTAAAGGACGTACTATTCGACATCAAATATCTATACTACTGCTGCAGTATAGGTCGACTTCAAATACCTCAACAAGAAAAACGCCATCCGAATTGCTAATGAAGAGAGTCTTACGAACAAGACTAAGCCTTGTTAAACCTACAGTTGGAGGAGAGATtcgagacagacaggagagccAAACAGAAGCTGCATCCAGAAATCGTGAGATATTACCTGgagaatcagtggcagtatGGAACCCAAGACAAGATAGTCGGGGACGATGGCTTTCTGTAACAGTAGTTCAGAATCTGGGACCGAGCAACTATCTTGTAAACGTGAATGGTCAGGCTAGGTATGTTCATGTAGACCATATATTACATCGTGATATCAGAAGTTTTCCACAGGATGTACATCAGGAGCAAGCTTCCAATACTCGTGATAGTACAGCGACTTTGATTCCACCGCAAGCTGGAAACTATTCCGAAGTCAGTGCTGAGAAGACAATGTCATCAACAGACTCTACCAGGGAAGACTCGGTGCCAACTACTCCTAGCCACCCTGAGTTAACAGAGACACAGTCGGAACAGACTGATAACATGCCAACAAAGAAACCAATTGAAAAGTCAACAGAGAGAAAATCGACAATATCCCACAAGGAACAATAG